A genomic region of Fusarium oxysporum Fo47 chromosome VI, complete sequence contains the following coding sequences:
- a CDS encoding DASH complex subunit Hsk3 like-domain-containing protein, whose amino-acid sequence MATRNVSGSQVRQSMATSGSAVKTRQLAQLNSQLAQLSSNLSDTENLLRMTSVQAEAMRGLGSWHGGLFMAASKVLGEESVKEAGQPGK is encoded by the exons ATGGCGACGCGGAACGTGAGCGGTTCACAGGTGCGACAGAGCATGGCCACTAGTGGAAGTGCTGTCAAGACACGACAACTC GCACAACTAAACTCTCAACTCGCACAGTTGTCATCAAATCTGTCCGACACCGAGAACTTGCTACGGATGACAAGTGTCCAAGCAGAAGCTATGCGTGGACTTGGTAGTTGGCATGGAGGTTT GTTCATGGCAGCAAGCAAGGTCTTGGGAGAGGAAAGTGTCAAAGAAGCTGGACAGCCAGGAAAGTAA
- a CDS encoding RNAse P Rpr2/Rpp21/SNM1 subunit domain-containing protein, protein MAKGKEPKGVQNRIIYSRASYLYQAASYLTKQSSTGQDAAAKSSTPSHGHSISPQTRNEERALRNMSRQAISDLRAVTLKAQIRRSPAMKQTICKFCDTLLVEGDTCTSTVENASKGGRKPWADILNINCKTCGNVKRYPVCAPRQKRKHMRKLDRKEGTEYSSNESKVQGPTAQTTPHETPIPTPGQTPGP, encoded by the coding sequence ATGGCGAAAGGCAAGGAACCAAAAGGTGTCCAGAACCGCATCATCTACTCTAGAGCATCGTACCTTTATCAAGCTGCCTCATATCTTACTAAACAGTCCTCAACTGGGCAAGATGCTGCAGCAAAATCATCAACCCCAAGCCATGGGCACAGTATTTCCCCTCAAACAAGAAACGAGGAAAGAGCACTGAGGAATATGTCTCGTCAGGCCATTTCAGACCTACGAGCTGTGACTCTCAAAGCACAAATACGGCGAAGTCCGGCTATGAAGCAAACTATTTGCAAGTTTTGCGACACTCTACTAGTCGAGGGCGACACCTGTACATCAACCGTGGAGAATGCGAGCAAAGGAGGGCGAAAGCCATGGGCTGATATTTTAAACATCAACTGCAAGACTTGCGGTAATGTCAAGAGATACCCAGTCTGTGCCCCGAGACAAAAGCGGAAGCACATGCGCAAGCTTGATCGCAAAGAAGGCACAGAATATAGCAGCAATGAATCGAAAGTACAGGGGCCAACTGCCCAGACAACACCACACGAAACGCCCATCCCGACACCAGGTCAGACGCCGGGACCTTGA
- a CDS encoding ketopantoate reductase PanE/ApbA-domain-containing protein has translation MANSELMSVCSVGGNPVSAFLSWRLQATNACDVTLVWKSGYEHVAQYGISFKSPIFGNERFKPRHVVRNPEDAASAREGPFDYVVLCVKALPDVYDLASVIDSVVTPQHTCIIVNTTHTLGVEAALEERFPTNVVLSLVSGAELTQLGQSEFEHKGPADIWIGPANNPNNIPQTIQEDMAQALAMTLSSGQVECKVSPNIRQQQYERVIGPIAFHPISVIFETPNHASLLEKVGVRDMVSEVIDELLRLADANGCKFDPDFKQKTIDEMSKASGESIMWQDYVARRPMEVETYLGSPVKLARDSNISLPRIETLYSILHNLNLVNRSRPKPGDPNANIIPPASPSAAPVPRMPSQNSHRPMMNGMPNGNGMPPRQPRPRNSSNFSQSGMRRGPPPMNGGPPNGYGRPPPMNGPGSRQPSRRGSLEETNLEEFSHLVLYDDIPEGSEPSVSGDPADINLRERELALRQREMAIREQEIRMRRGPPPGPPGGPGPRRGPHPMRNSKQVFDEDDDDDDDYFDPTANPGPPLIDPDNFDMMSVTSRKNRKAPGPSPGQFRRNPDDMPPPTRGGRFRPNFGRNRSSQVGHSSMTSENILEDPLMSCSSDRYGSVDRGAMNAGSRANSLTASRLDEMQYGPGPGGPPGMNGAYPRRASQSPGNPYTPSMRGGSRRGSPPGGYGPGPGMNGRPSPPDGVRQPVPRHPPGHGNSVAPQQVEQHIGVSALHQTKPRNVRSLTGSASASAGSGEFDSEQSANSSQGSLPPRPPIGVR, from the exons ATGGCCAACAGCGAGCTAATGTCAGTTTGTTCAGTGGGAGGCAATCCCGTCTCGGCGTTCCTATCATGGAGGCTCCAGGCCACCAACGCGTGTGATGTGACGCTCGTTTGGAAGTCTGGTTACGAGCATGTGGCACAATACGGTATCTCGTTCAA ATCCCCGATATTTGGCAACGAAAGATTCAAGCCTCGACATG TTGTTCGAAACCCTGAGGATGCCGCGAGCGCTCGAGAAGGCCCCTTCGATTATGTCGTACTCTGCGTCAAGGCGTTACCCGATGTCTACGATCTCGCCTCAGTCATTGACTCGGTCGTGACCCCCCAGCATACAtgcatcatcgtcaacacaACACATACTCTCGGAGTCGAAGCTGCTTTGGAGGAGCGATTTCCTACCAATGTGGTCCTATCACTTGTTTCAGGTGCTGAGCTCACGCAACTCGGTCAGAGTGAATTTGAACATAAGGGCCCAGCAGATATCTGGATTGGTCCTGCTAACAACCCGAACAATATCCCACAAACCATCCAGGAGGACATGGCACAGGCCTTAGCCATGACACTTAGTTCTGGTCAAGTGGAATGCAAAGTCTCGCCAAATATCCGCCAGCAGCAATACGAGAGAGTAATAGG TCCTATTGCGTTCCATCCGATTAGCGTTATCTTCGAAACTCCCAACCATGCCTCGCTTTTGGAAAAGGTTGGCGTTAGGGACATGGTATCGGAGGTCATTGACGAGTTGCTTCGTCTAGCTGATGCTAATGGATGCAAATTTGATCCCGATTTCAAGCAGAAGACGATCGATGAGATGTCCAAAGCTTCCGGGGAGAGCATAATGTGGCAGGATTACGTTGCTCGAAGGCCTATGGAGGTTGAGACGTACCTAGGATCGCCCGTCAAACTGGCTAGAGACTCGAATATTTCCCTTCCTCGTATCGAGACACTTTACTCGATTCTTCATAACCTTAATCTGGTCAACCGCAGCCGACCCAAACCTGGCGATCCGAACGCGAATATCATACCACCCGCCTCCCCCTCCGCGGCACCTGTGCCTCGAATGCCTTCGCAAAACAGCCATCGACCCATGATGAACGGTATGCCCAACGGAAATGGTATGCCCCCTCGCCAGCCCAGACCTCGGAACTCTTCCAACTTCAGCCAAAGCGGTATGCGCCGTGGACCACCTCCGATGAACGGTGGACCACCCAATGGTTATGGTCGACCTCCTCCGATGAATGGTCCTGGATCTCGTCAACCTTCAAGGAGAGGCTCATTAGAGGAGACTAACCTGGAGGAATTCTCTCATCTCGTTCTTTATGACGATATTCCTGAAGGTTCCGAGCCATCCGTCAGTGGTGACCCAGCAGACATTAATCTCAGAGAACGAGAGTTGGCTTTGCGGCAGCGTGAAATGGCAATTCGCGAGCAAGAAATCCGAATGCGCCGTGGACCGCCTCCTGGCCCTCCCGGAGGCCCTGGACCTCGTCGTGGCCCTCATCCTATGCGCAACAGCAAGCAGGTGTtcgacgaagacgatgatgatgacgacgattACTTTGACCCTACTGCCAACCCTGGTCCTCCGCTGATCGATCCAGACAACTTCGATATGATGAGCGTTACATCGAGAAAAAACCGAAAAGCTCCAGGACCAAGCCCTGGCCAGTTTCGCCGTAATCCCGATGATATGCCGCCTCCTACACGAGGCGGCCGATTCAGGCCCAACTTCGGCCGCAATCGATCTTCCCAAGTTGGTCACAGCTCCATGACATCTGAAAACATCCTCGAAGACCCCCTCATGAGCTGCTCCTCGGATCGTTATGGATCCGTTGACCGTGGAGCGATGAACGCAGGCTCTCGAGCAAACTCACTAACAGCGTCAAGGCTTGACGAGATGCAGTACGGCCCAGGTCCCGGTGGACCTCCCGGGATGAACGGTGCCTATCCCCGGCGCGCCAGTCAGTCTCCCGGGAACCCTTATACTCCATCCATGCGAGGCGGTAGCCGACGGGGATCGCCTCCGGGTGGTTACGGTCCAGGCCCGGGCATGAATGGCCGACCATCACCCCCGGATGGTGTTCGCCAACCTGTCCCTCGTCACCCACCTGGTCACGGTAACTCAGTAGCACCACAGCAAGTTGAACAACATATTGGGGTGAGCGCCCTCCACCAAACTAAGCCTAGGAATGTTCGCAGTCTGACGGGTAGTGCGAGCGCCAGCGCGGGCAGTGGTGAATTTGATTCCGAACAATCTGCAAACAGCAGTCAAGGCAGCTTGCCTCCACGACCGCCAATCGGTGTGCGTTAG